The following proteins are co-located in the Streptomyces sp. NBC_01198 genome:
- a CDS encoding PadR family transcriptional regulator: MEADILRGNLEGMLLSVLEPGGLHGYAVIEELRRRSGSAIDLPSGTVYPALHRLEAARLVRSEWDVVGGRRRRTYHLTTAGQRTLSDKRTAWREVSSLISVVLGGAS; encoded by the coding sequence ATGGAAGCGGACATCCTCAGGGGCAATCTGGAAGGGATGTTGCTGTCCGTGCTCGAACCCGGCGGACTGCACGGCTACGCGGTCATCGAGGAGTTGAGGCGGCGCAGCGGATCGGCGATCGACCTGCCGAGCGGCACCGTCTACCCGGCCCTGCACCGGCTCGAAGCGGCCCGCCTGGTCCGCAGCGAGTGGGACGTGGTGGGCGGCCGGCGCCGGCGTACGTACCATCTGACCACCGCTGGGCAGCGCACGCTGAGCGACAAGCGCACCGCCTGGCGGGAGGTCTCCTCGCTCATCTCGGTGGTCCTGGGAGGCGCTTCGTGA
- a CDS encoding DUF6059 family protein: MRRISRWLLNQLITGLGCLGSFWFHLPDPAGAYPELTALSDSGGPPAGHPERMCRGIPLTRAELMLMAEIDGIGDGGM; encoded by the coding sequence ATGAGACGCATCTCCCGGTGGCTGCTCAATCAGTTGATAACGGGGCTCGGCTGCCTCGGCAGCTTCTGGTTCCATTTGCCCGACCCGGCCGGGGCGTATCCCGAATTGACGGCACTGTCGGATTCCGGCGGGCCGCCTGCCGGACATCCTGAACGTATGTGCCGCGGAATTCCGTTGACCAGGGCGGAACTCATGCTGATGGCCGAGATCGACGGTATCGGCGACGGCGGGATGTGA
- a CDS encoding nitroreductase family deazaflavin-dependent oxidoreductase, whose amino-acid sequence MTTQSAISSKQKVRNRVVVFFHRIGLPFGPMQLLTVPGRTSGVPRTTPVAPVVIDGATYICQAYPHADWVKNARAAGRGTLTRGRHTRAVDLVEVPEQERGAILREFPGQNPRGVDAFVRNGLVEAPTPEAFAAAGPAIPMFRAAEHGPDRD is encoded by the coding sequence ATGACGACGCAGAGCGCGATCAGCTCGAAACAGAAGGTACGCAACCGGGTGGTCGTCTTCTTCCACCGCATCGGACTGCCCTTCGGGCCGATGCAGTTGCTGACCGTCCCTGGCCGTACCTCGGGAGTCCCGCGCACCACCCCGGTGGCGCCGGTGGTCATCGACGGCGCCACGTACATCTGCCAGGCCTATCCGCACGCCGACTGGGTCAAGAACGCCCGGGCGGCCGGGCGCGGCACCCTCACCCGCGGCCGGCACACCCGCGCGGTGGACCTGGTCGAGGTGCCCGAACAGGAGCGCGGCGCGATCCTGCGCGAATTCCCCGGCCAGAACCCTCGCGGGGTCGACGCCTTCGTCAGGAACGGCCTGGTGGAGGCGCCCACCCCGGAGGCCTTCGCCGCCGCCGGCCCCGCCATCCCGATGTTCCGCGCCGCCGAACACGGACCCGACCGGGACTGA
- a CDS encoding SDR family NAD(P)-dependent oxidoreductase, with amino-acid sequence MVTGASSGIGEALARQLAARGVGLVLVARRGDVLKQLADELRERHGVHVDVLPLDLTDDEQCAEAERRLADPHRPVELLVNNAGSSGSGLFADLPLKRELQTALLSAIVPLRLTHAVLPAMIARGSGGVLNISSMSALLPRPRSATYGASKAFLSSLGETLAMETAGHGVRVTTVHTGLTRSGFHQAAGVPADRLPDMKWLAPEQVAQESLGALVAGRPAVVPGRAYRLRYPVLRVLPRWLLRRIVRREHQA; translated from the coding sequence ATGGTGACCGGTGCGTCGAGCGGGATCGGGGAGGCGCTGGCCCGGCAGCTGGCGGCCCGGGGTGTGGGCCTGGTGCTGGTCGCCCGCCGCGGCGACGTGCTCAAGCAGCTCGCCGACGAACTGCGCGAGCGGCACGGGGTGCACGTCGACGTGCTGCCGCTCGACCTGACCGACGACGAGCAGTGCGCCGAGGCCGAACGGCGGCTCGCCGACCCGCACCGGCCGGTCGAACTGCTGGTGAACAATGCCGGGTCAAGCGGTTCCGGGCTGTTCGCCGACCTGCCGCTCAAGCGCGAGTTGCAGACGGCGCTGCTCAGCGCGATCGTCCCGCTGCGGCTCACCCACGCGGTGCTGCCCGCCATGATCGCCCGCGGCTCCGGCGGGGTGCTCAACATCTCCTCGATGTCCGCGCTGCTGCCCCGGCCGCGCTCGGCGACCTACGGCGCCTCCAAGGCCTTCCTGTCCTCGCTAGGCGAGACCCTGGCGATGGAGACCGCCGGCCACGGGGTGCGGGTCACCACCGTCCACACCGGCCTGACCAGGTCCGGGTTCCACCAGGCGGCCGGGGTGCCGGCCGACCGGCTGCCGGACATGAAGTGGCTCGCGCCGGAGCAGGTGGCGCAGGAGTCGCTCGGGGCGCTGGTGGCCGGCCGGCCCGCCGTGGTGCCTGGCCGGGCCTACCGGTTGCGCTATCCGGTGCTGCGGGTGCTGCCGCGATGGCTGCTGCGACGGATCGTCAGGCGCGAACACCAGGCGTGA
- a CDS encoding acyltransferase family protein, with the protein MISPDERRAAPPPAGATTATAPAAGGAPAADRLVRLDSLTGLRWLAAFAVFLNHTATLLPIPHTRDVFVLGSSGVTFFFVLSGFVLTWTRTSDDRAPAFYARRLARIWPLLIVGALVPLFLMKPDAMPGQDTTMVAAAIAAIFFYQAWVPKDILGGASPVTWSLSCEAFFYALFPFLAGFTLRRSLRWLAVAAVVLVAVGWGIRIWMWQEYPPPTRPQFGGNMNTLTFWVYSPIARVWEFLLGVVAAAAIRAGWRPRISPLVATGLLAVGLFVLWTLRDEAFRSAVPYDALSQVTAPLFALLVVSLAVRELRGGRRSWLRTRPMVMLGEYSYAFYLIHFTVLFEIAKHVQHRDNILMFYMRPVTATGSDAGWALLALAIALTASALLFIVVERPIERWVRHRVSPRRARHATDVPAKAGVAQ; encoded by the coding sequence GTGATCTCCCCAGACGAAAGACGAGCCGCTCCACCGCCTGCCGGCGCCACCACCGCGACCGCTCCCGCCGCCGGCGGCGCTCCCGCCGCCGACCGGCTGGTCCGGCTCGACTCGCTGACCGGGCTGCGCTGGCTCGCGGCCTTCGCGGTGTTCCTGAACCACACCGCCACGCTGCTGCCGATCCCGCACACGCGTGACGTGTTCGTGCTCGGCTCCTCGGGCGTGACGTTCTTCTTCGTGCTCTCCGGCTTCGTGCTGACCTGGACCCGCACCTCGGACGACCGGGCACCGGCCTTCTACGCCCGGCGGCTGGCGCGCATCTGGCCGCTGCTGATCGTCGGCGCGCTGGTGCCGCTGTTCCTGATGAAGCCGGACGCGATGCCCGGCCAGGACACCACCATGGTGGCGGCGGCGATCGCCGCGATCTTCTTCTACCAGGCGTGGGTGCCCAAGGACATCCTGGGCGGCGCGAGCCCGGTGACCTGGTCGCTGTCCTGCGAGGCGTTCTTCTACGCGCTCTTCCCGTTCCTGGCCGGCTTCACGCTGCGCCGCAGCCTGCGCTGGCTGGCCGTGGCCGCGGTGGTCCTGGTGGCGGTCGGCTGGGGTATCAGGATCTGGATGTGGCAGGAGTACCCGCCGCCCACCCGCCCGCAGTTCGGCGGCAACATGAACACCCTCACGTTCTGGGTGTACTCGCCGATCGCCCGGGTCTGGGAGTTCCTGCTCGGCGTGGTCGCGGCCGCCGCGATCCGGGCCGGCTGGCGGCCGCGGATCTCGCCGCTGGTGGCCACCGGGCTGCTCGCGGTCGGCCTGTTCGTGCTCTGGACGCTGCGTGACGAGGCGTTCAGGTCCGCGGTGCCCTACGACGCGCTGAGCCAGGTCACCGCCCCGCTCTTCGCCCTGCTCGTGGTCTCCCTCGCGGTCCGCGAACTGCGCGGCGGCCGCAGGTCCTGGCTGCGGACCCGGCCGATGGTGATGCTGGGCGAATACTCCTACGCCTTCTACCTGATCCACTTCACCGTGCTGTTCGAGATCGCCAAGCACGTCCAGCACCGCGACAACATCCTGATGTTCTACATGCGGCCGGTCACCGCGACCGGCTCCGACGCCGGCTGGGCGCTGCTGGCGCTGGCCATCGCGCTCACCGCCTCCGCGCTGCTGTTCATCGTCGTGGAGCGCCCGATCGAGCGCTGGGTGCGCCACCGGGTCAGCCCGCGCCGCGCCCGGCACGCCACCGACGTCCCGGCCAAGGCGGGTGTGGCGCAATGA